In one window of Candidatus Binatia bacterium DNA:
- a CDS encoding efflux RND transporter permease subunit, with the protein MKLVEICIRRPVAATMGIAFLVVLGLFSYRHLSVDLFPNIDFPIVVVNTTLKGASVEEMESSVTKVIEEAVNTIEGIEELRSTTKEGLSHVVVIFHLERNREAAVQDVRDKVAAITSKLPAGTDPPVVMKFDVEASPILSLAVAGQRSLREVTEIARKLIKEDLETLPGVGSVTLVGGLERAINIDVDTQRLAAYGLSIGQVRSALRAQNVELPSGHVDQGSKELTLRTMGRVERVEDFRQLIIGTVQGRPITLGDVATVTDGFVEPRTLARLDGNPAVSLLIRKQNGQNTVDVIKRVKKRLEELRPVLPADVKTQVVQDHSRFIERSIEEVQFHLVLAAILVSLTVLLFIANWRATLIAAVAIPTSIIATFTLMRWLGFTINNITMLGLVLATGIVIDDAVVVLENIFRYAEEKGLSPRTAAAAATREISLAVMATTLSLVVIFLPVAFMEGRVGRFFNSYGVTVACAIMVSLLVSFTLTPMLCARFLKINPHKGMRSRQRGFYAVIDRGYGALLRWSLQHRWVIVLASVLTVATTIPLFRMVGKDFLPQDDQSEFEVIVQTPEGYSLARTDETMRALEAKLRELPHVEHLLTTIGDASGTLRAGEGPVTEGSIYVQLSDLRHRSVSQFELMQRAREILASFPDLRASVQNINLFMGGGQRYTEIELDLTGPSLAKLEEYSRRLMEGMRKVPGIVDVDTTLSVRQPELRVHIHRQKAADLGLRVEDIATSLRTYVAGEPVTKYKEDQEQYDVWLRARHPDRVDAQTLGDLTIAAPNGSLVKLANVATLREELGPAQIDHFRRQRKVTVVANLENLALSDAIAHIEKILAGLDLPPTYKAEFGGRAKALGETGSNFAVAFVLSLLFMYMILAAQFESLLHPITILLALPLSVPFALFSLWLLGETLNIYSVLGLFMLFGIVKKNGILQIDYTNTLRAQGMERDAAILEANHVRLRPILMTTLMLIAGMIPIALGQGPGSSTRASMAKVIIGGQALCLLLTLLLTPVAYSLFDDLGKVRLLQPMRAWFRARGNRLIGLANGRAKA; encoded by the coding sequence ATGAAGCTGGTTGAGATTTGCATCCGCCGCCCGGTGGCGGCCACGATGGGAATCGCGTTCCTCGTGGTCCTCGGTTTGTTTTCTTATCGGCACCTCTCCGTCGACCTGTTCCCCAACATCGACTTCCCCATTGTCGTCGTCAACACCACGCTCAAGGGCGCAAGCGTGGAGGAGATGGAGTCGAGCGTCACCAAGGTCATCGAAGAAGCCGTCAACACCATCGAAGGCATCGAAGAGCTCCGTTCCACGACCAAAGAAGGCTTGTCGCACGTGGTGGTGATCTTCCACCTCGAGCGCAACCGCGAAGCGGCTGTGCAGGATGTGCGCGACAAAGTCGCGGCAATTACCTCGAAACTCCCGGCTGGGACAGACCCGCCGGTGGTGATGAAGTTCGACGTCGAGGCTTCGCCGATCCTCTCTTTGGCGGTGGCCGGCCAGCGCAGCCTGCGCGAGGTCACGGAGATCGCACGAAAGTTGATCAAGGAAGACTTGGAAACCTTGCCCGGAGTGGGCTCGGTTACGCTGGTGGGCGGTCTCGAGCGTGCGATCAACATCGACGTCGACACCCAACGACTCGCAGCGTACGGACTTTCCATCGGCCAGGTGCGCTCTGCCCTGCGCGCACAAAATGTCGAGCTCCCGAGCGGGCACGTCGATCAAGGCAGCAAAGAACTTACGCTCCGAACGATGGGGCGGGTGGAGCGTGTGGAGGATTTTCGCCAGTTGATTATCGGCACCGTGCAGGGCCGACCCATCACGCTCGGCGACGTCGCCACGGTGACCGACGGTTTTGTCGAACCCCGCACGCTGGCTCGGCTTGACGGCAACCCGGCAGTAAGCCTCCTCATTCGCAAACAAAACGGGCAAAACACAGTCGACGTCATCAAACGCGTCAAGAAGCGGCTCGAAGAGCTCCGACCAGTGCTGCCGGCGGATGTCAAAACGCAAGTAGTCCAAGACCACTCGCGATTTATCGAGCGCTCGATCGAGGAAGTGCAATTTCACCTCGTGTTGGCCGCAATTCTCGTCAGCCTGACGGTGCTCCTGTTCATTGCCAATTGGCGAGCCACGCTCATTGCTGCCGTCGCCATTCCCACTTCCATCATCGCCACCTTCACGCTCATGCGGTGGCTCGGCTTCACGATCAACAACATCACGATGCTCGGGCTCGTCTTGGCCACGGGCATCGTGATCGACGACGCGGTGGTCGTCCTCGAAAACATTTTCCGCTACGCGGAAGAGAAAGGCTTGTCGCCTCGCACCGCCGCAGCCGCTGCCACGAGAGAGATCAGCTTGGCGGTGATGGCAACCACGCTGTCGCTCGTGGTCATCTTCTTACCCGTGGCGTTCATGGAAGGCCGCGTGGGCCGATTTTTTAACAGCTACGGCGTCACGGTGGCCTGCGCGATCATGGTGTCGCTGCTGGTGTCGTTCACGCTCACGCCGATGCTGTGCGCCCGCTTTCTCAAGATCAACCCGCACAAAGGCATGCGAAGCCGGCAGCGCGGCTTCTATGCGGTTATCGACCGCGGTTATGGGGCGCTGCTTCGTTGGTCACTCCAGCACCGATGGGTGATCGTGTTAGCCTCGGTGCTCACCGTTGCCACGACGATTCCGCTCTTCCGCATGGTGGGCAAAGACTTTTTGCCGCAAGATGATCAGAGCGAGTTCGAGGTGATCGTGCAAACTCCCGAAGGCTACAGCTTGGCGCGCACCGACGAAACCATGCGTGCGCTCGAGGCGAAGCTCCGGGAGCTTCCCCATGTCGAACACTTGCTGACCACGATTGGCGATGCCAGCGGCACGTTGCGTGCTGGCGAGGGGCCGGTCACGGAAGGTTCCATCTATGTGCAGCTCAGCGATTTGCGGCACCGCAGCGTGTCGCAGTTCGAGCTCATGCAACGCGCACGAGAAATTCTTGCAAGCTTCCCCGACCTCCGCGCCAGTGTGCAAAACATCAACCTCTTTATGGGTGGCGGCCAGCGGTACACTGAAATCGAATTGGATCTCACTGGGCCGAGCCTGGCTAAGCTCGAGGAGTACTCACGGCGACTCATGGAAGGCATGCGCAAAGTGCCAGGGATTGTGGACGTGGACACGACGCTGTCCGTGCGGCAGCCCGAGCTCCGGGTGCACATCCACCGCCAAAAGGCAGCCGATCTCGGCCTGCGCGTCGAGGACATCGCCACCTCGCTGCGCACCTACGTCGCGGGCGAGCCGGTGACGAAGTACAAGGAAGATCAAGAACAGTACGACGTCTGGCTTCGCGCCCGGCATCCGGATCGGGTGGATGCGCAAACGCTCGGAGACTTGACCATCGCGGCCCCAAATGGCTCGCTCGTGAAACTGGCCAACGTAGCTACTCTCCGAGAAGAACTCGGCCCGGCACAAATCGACCACTTTCGCCGGCAGCGGAAGGTCACGGTTGTGGCCAATCTCGAGAATCTGGCTTTGTCCGACGCGATCGCCCACATCGAAAAAATCTTGGCTGGCCTCGACCTCCCGCCGACGTACAAGGCGGAATTCGGAGGCCGTGCCAAAGCACTCGGCGAGACGGGGTCGAATTTCGCGGTTGCTTTCGTTTTGAGTTTGCTGTTCATGTACATGATCTTGGCAGCACAATTCGAAAGCCTGCTGCATCCGATCACGATCTTGCTGGCGCTGCCGCTCTCCGTGCCGTTTGCGCTGTTTTCGCTTTGGCTGCTGGGCGAAACGCTCAACATCTACAGCGTTCTCGGGCTGTTCATGTTGTTTGGCATCGTGAAGAAGAACGGCATCTTGCAAATCGATTACACCAACACCCTGCGCGCCCAGGGAATGGAACGGGATGCCGCCATTCTCGAAGCCAACCATGTGCGACTCCGGCCTATCCTGATGACCACACTGATGCTCATTGCAGGCATGATTCCGATCGCGCTGGGTCAGGGACCTGGCTCCAGTACCCGCGCGTCGATGGCCAAAGTGATCATCGGTGGTCAGGCGCTGTGCTTGCTCCTCACCCTGCTTCTCACGCCAGTTGCTTATTCGCTGTTCGACGACCTTGGAAAAGTGCGCCTTTTGCAGCCGATGCGCGCCTGGTTCCGCGCGCGCGGAAATCGCCTGATTGGGTTGGCAAACGGGCGTGCAAAAGCGTAA
- a CDS encoding efflux RND transporter periplasmic adaptor subunit yields the protein MQPFLRWFPLLIALVCAGCGRAGGAESAAATRGDAPPQGVVVRVARAVVRPVQRTVNFVGTLYGREEVTIASQVEGQVRRIGADLGDTVAQGAVLLEIDDDAWRARLREAEANLAKARADEQRARQLVAERVISPQEYEARATAVQVAEAQRDLLKVTVEHARVTSPLEAAVARRFVSAGEYVRPGTPLFTLVVEHPLKLRGDVPERFAPELAASQAVEVRVDAYPNEVFFGTLERISPASNPQNRSITVEASVANPERRLKPGFFANAAIVTKSDDQAVCIPQEAVISFAGVQRVFVIENNRAQAREVELGRRLPEGLLEVTRGIQAGETVAVSGLSKLDSGVVVEIDHTEGESIAGGEGGR from the coding sequence TCGCCCTCGTGTGCGCTGGCTGCGGTCGCGCCGGGGGTGCAGAGAGTGCGGCCGCCACGCGCGGTGATGCCCCACCCCAAGGGGTTGTTGTGCGGGTGGCCCGCGCGGTCGTGCGGCCAGTGCAGCGCACGGTGAACTTTGTCGGCACGTTATATGGCCGTGAAGAGGTCACCATCGCGAGTCAAGTCGAGGGCCAGGTGCGCCGGATCGGGGCTGACCTGGGGGACACCGTTGCCCAAGGAGCTGTTCTCCTAGAGATCGACGATGATGCTTGGCGCGCGCGGCTGCGCGAGGCCGAGGCCAACCTGGCCAAGGCCCGAGCCGATGAGCAGCGGGCCCGGCAACTCGTCGCCGAGCGAGTGATTTCGCCTCAGGAATACGAAGCCCGGGCCACGGCCGTACAAGTGGCAGAAGCGCAACGGGACTTGCTCAAGGTCACGGTGGAGCATGCGCGGGTCACTTCGCCCTTAGAAGCGGCCGTCGCGCGTCGGTTCGTTTCGGCCGGCGAGTACGTGCGTCCCGGCACACCGCTGTTCACCCTGGTCGTAGAACATCCGCTCAAGCTGCGCGGCGATGTTCCGGAACGTTTCGCGCCCGAGCTCGCCGCGTCGCAAGCGGTGGAGGTTCGAGTCGACGCCTACCCGAACGAGGTGTTTTTCGGAACCCTGGAGCGGATCAGCCCCGCGTCGAACCCCCAAAACCGCTCGATCACCGTGGAAGCTTCGGTTGCCAATCCTGAGCGGCGACTCAAGCCCGGATTTTTTGCCAATGCGGCCATCGTGACAAAGAGCGACGACCAGGCAGTGTGCATCCCGCAAGAAGCGGTCATCTCCTTCGCTGGAGTGCAGCGTGTGTTCGTCATCGAGAACAACCGAGCGCAAGCACGTGAAGTGGAGCTTGGTCGTCGCCTGCCGGAAGGTTTGCTCGAGGTCACCCGCGGCATTCAAGCTGGAGAGACCGTCGCTGTGTCCGGCTTGAGCAAGCTCGACTCCGGGGTGGTCGTGGAAATCGATCACACCGAAGGCGAGTCGATTGCCGGAGGAGAAGGTGGGCGATGA